The Eremothecium cymbalariae DBVPG#7215 chromosome 8, complete sequence genome has a window encoding:
- the MRPL15 gene encoding mitochondrial 54S ribosomal protein mL57 (similar to Ashbya gossypii ADL023W), with protein MFHVKIPAVSRQSIRCVTYLHKGSRVRGLKRDPEESLKNPSGLHYEEVDPSKHQALVRKVFKLEEHGLELPDDVILQCLTHKSFAQGSKPYNEKLALLGAHFLKLQASVHYLREPQLLSRVNPKNIQENINGLNFTNLGTQAGKLVISKFVTSEFVRLKQIDNLIFWNKRDSLQSEKFNGEHTVRTTVLNALIGGTLMFNGDEKAARFLEVELFDPTKESSLVSISKPMLPE; from the coding sequence ATGTTTCATGTGAAAATCCCTGCTGTGTCGAGACAATCAATTCGTTGTGTTACGTACCTTCATAAAGGCAGCAGAGTTCGTGGATTAAAAAGAGATCCTGAAGAATCGTTGAAAAATCCAAGTGGTCTACACTACGAAGAAGTTGATCCCTCGAAGCATCAAGCGTTAGTTAGAAAAGTGTTCAAGTTAGAAGAGCATGGTCTTGAGTTGCCTGATGATGTGATTTTACAGTGCTTGACACATAAATCGTTTGCTCAAGGTTCTAAGCCATACAATGAGAAGCTGGCTTTGTTGGGTGCgcattttttgaaactACAAGCTTCTGTTCATTACCTGAGGGAGCCCCAGTTATTGAGTAGAGTCAATCccaaaaatattcaagAGAATATAAACGGTTTAAATTTTACGAATCTGGGAACGCAAGCGGGCAAGCTGGTGATCTCTAAATTTGTAACATCAGAGTTTGTGAGATTAAAGCAGATTGATAATCTTATCTTTTGGAACAAGAGGGATTCTTTACAATCAGAGAAGTTTAATGGTGAACATACCGTACGCACCACAGTGTTGAACGCTTTAATCGGTGGTACTCTAATGTTCAATGGTGATGAGAAGGCCGCAAGGTTTTTGGAAGTGGAGCTATTCGATCCTACAAAAGAATCAAGTTTGGTTTCGATTTCCAAGCCCATGCTACCAGAGTGA
- the ATP20 gene encoding F1F0 ATP synthase subunit g (similar to Ashbya gossypii ADL025W) — MSSKVQLFINSATQRASLFYSKTLYFGKVASELTKTVYFKEGLQPPNLSDFELVYWRLYKQFLHASARPKESLALVRGVTKNDWIRYGSYGVQFLGLYSLGEVIGRRNVIGYKNYSA; from the coding sequence atgtCTTCTAAGGTCCAACTCTTCATCAATTCAGCCACTCAGAGGGCGTCTTTGTTTTATTCGAAAACGTTGTATTTTGGTAAGGTTGCTTCGGAGTTGACGAAGACTGTCTATTTCAAAGAGGGCCTGCAACCACCAAACCTATCTGATTTTGAACTAGTTTACTGGCGTTTATACAAACAGTTTTTACATGCGAGTGCCAGACCTAAGGAATCGCTTGCCTTGGTTAGGGGGGTTACTAAGAATGACTGGATTAGATATGGTTCGTATGGTGTTCAATTTCTAGGTCTATATTCATTAGGTGAAGTTATTGGTAGAAGAAACGTGATTGGTTATAAGAACTACTCAGCTTAG
- the GAS5 gene encoding 1,3-beta-glucanosyltransferase (similar to Ashbya gossypii ADL021W), whose amino-acid sequence MKLGSTLGLLTAILAGTALAADTTSNSSSSISPIEVSGNAFFNSKTGERFYIRGVDYQPGGPSNLTDPLADSRICGRDIPLFKELGINSIRVYTVDNSLDHDECMQMLADAGIYLILDINTPTASISRVNPGCSYNAHYLQSLFATVDAFAKYDNVLGFFAGNEVLNDEKNTKSATYVKAVVRDVKKYIKARNYRKIPVGYSAADVSSNRVLSAHYFNCGDDEDARIDMFGVNDYSWCGESSFRVSGYSEKMQLYKGYSVPMFLSEFGCIKVESARPFSEISVIYSELMSSLFSGGLAYEYSQEVNKHGLVEIGEGNNITKLQDFENLKNQYSKTSNPTGDGGYSKDSNYSECPVYQEGVWEANNTLPEMPSAASAYFTSGAGTPLGTGLMTQELCEDASIDDDPKPSSISSSQSSTTASSTATTASSKGAAAPGLHAPLAFRILVYLAEFAY is encoded by the coding sequence ATGAAATTGGGTTCAACGTTAGGCCTTCTAACAGCAATACTAGCTGGTACGGCACTTGCAGCGGACACAACAAGTAATTCAAGTTCATCGATATCACCAATTGAGGTTTCTGGGAATGCGTTTTTTAACAGCAAGACTGGAGAGAGATTCTATATTCGGGGGGTTGATTATCAGCCCGGCGGGCCTTCGAACTTGACTGATCCATTGGCAGACAGCAGAATCTGTGGGCGTGATATACCGCTGTTTAAGGAACTTGGTATCAATTCAATTAGGGTATATACGGTCGATAACTCTCTGGATCATGATGAGTGTATGCAGATGTTAGCCGATGCGGGGATTTACTTGATCCTTGATATTAACACTCCTACGGCTTCTATTTCAAGAGTAAATCCAGGTTGTTCGTATAATGCACATTATTTGCAAAGCTTGTTTGCAACAGTTGATGCATTTGCAAAATACGACAATGTTTTAGGTTTCTTTGCAGGAAATGAGGTGCTTAACGATGAAAAAAATACTAAGTCAGCCACTTATGTTAAGGCTGTAGTTAGAGATGTGAAGAAATATATCAAGGCTAGGAACTACAGGAAGATCCCAGTTGGTTATAGTGCAGCGGATGTGTCGAGCAATCGTGTTTTGTCAGCTCATTACTTCAATTGTGgagatgatgaggatgcCCGGATAGATATGTTTGGTGTTAATGATTATTCTTGGTGCGGTGAGTCTTCCTTCAGGGTTTCTGGTTACTCAGAGAAGATGCAGCTGTATAAAGGTTATTCCGTTCCTATGTTCTTATCTGAATTTGGGTGTATTAAAGTCGAATCAGCTAGACCCTTCAGCGAAATCTCTGTTATCTATTCCGAGTTAATGTcatctttgttttcagGCGGACTTGCCTATGAATATTCTCAAGAAGTTAACAAGCATGGATTGGTTGAAATAGGTGAAGGTAACAATATCACAAAGTTgcaagattttgaaaacctCAAAAATCAGTACTCAAAGACTTCTAATCCTACGGGGGACGGCGGTTATTCTAAAGATAGCAACTATTCAGAGTGTCCTGTGTATCAAGAGGGTGTGTGGGAAGCAAATAATACCTTACCAGAGATGCCTAGTGCTGCATCCGCTTATTTCACTAGTGGGGCGGGAACTCCGTTGGGTACTGGGTTGATGACTCAAGAATTGTGTGAAGATGCCAgtattgatgatgatccAAAGCCTAGCAGCATTAGTTCATCTCAAAGCTCAACTACTGCCTCTTCGACAGCGACAACAGCTAGTAGCAAAGGTGCTGCTGCACCTGGTTTACATGCTCCCCTGGCCTTTAGGATTTTGGTTTATCTAGCTGAATTTGCGTATTGA
- the ROK1 gene encoding RNA-dependent ATPase ROK1 (similar to Ashbya gossypii ADL024C) produces the protein MDIFRVLTRGASVKKQGKEVDHSHFHDKQVGQLKKADDETQLTKELDFFRNKRILNAVESKKRDVSFHLDEVEVNLESSSPPQKISSAEDAAKLRKCYKGNVSGPDIPLPIGSFEDLITRFELDKRLLNNMIQNYFTNPTPIQCEAISMCLNERDIIACAPTGSGKTLAFLIPLIQQVISAGEVDSGVKGLIISPTKELASQIFTECSKLSHRIFLEKRRPLNVALLSKSLSGKLKNKVVSDKKYDIIVSTPLRLIDLVKERALDLSCVKHLIFDEADKLFDKTFLEQTDDILSSCSNNKLQKSMFSATIPSHVEEIAQSIMMDPIRIIIGHKEAANTNIEQKLVFCGNEEGKLIAIRQLIMEGEFRPPVIIFLESITRAKALFHELVYDKLNVDVIHAERTQMQRDKIIERFKSGDLWCLICTDVLARGVDFKGVNLVINYDIPRSAQAYVHRIGRTGRGGMKGKAVTLYTKQDAIAIKPIVNVMKQSGCDVVEWLDKASRMSKKEKNMIKKGSAFSNRKQISTVPKIIKQKKRQKVEMVNASKRRKAQSTSLKDSENSNETTSAQSS, from the coding sequence ATGGATATTTTTAGGGTTTTAACTCGAGGTGCTTCTGTGAAAAAACAAGGCAAGGAAGTTGATCATTCACATTTCCATGACAAGCAAGTTGGTCAGCTGAAGAAGGCGGACGATGAGACCCAATTGACGAAAGAACTAGACTTCTTCCGGAATAAGAGGATCTTGAATGCTGTGGAGTCCAAGAAGAGAGATGTGAGTTTTCATCTTGATGAGGTGGAAGTTAATTTAGAATCCAGTTCACCTCCTCAAAAAATCAGTAGCGCAGAGGATGCAGCTAAGTTGAGAAAATGCTATAAAGGGAATGTATCAGGACCAGATATTCCGCTGCCTATTGGATCGTTCGAAGATTTAATTACTAGATTTGAGCTTGATAAGCGTTTGTTGAACAATATGATTCAGAATTACTTTACCAATCCGACTCCAATTCAATGTGAGGCTATTTCTATGTGTCTGAATGAGAGAGATATTATAGCTTGCGCTCCAACTGGTTCAGGGAAAACGTTGGCATTTTTGATACCATTGATACAGCAGGTTATTAGCGCAGGGGAAGTGGATTCTGGGGTCAAAGGTCTAATTATTTCACCGACCAAGGAATTAGCTAGTCAGATTTTTACTGAATGTTCCAAATTATCTCATAGAATATTTCTAGAGAAGCGTCGTCCACTTAATGTTGCATTGCTTTCAAAGTCTTTGAGTGGgaagttgaagaacaagGTTGTCAGCGATAAGAAGTACGACATCATTGTGTCCACGCCCTTAAGACTTATTGATCTTGTGAAAGAGAGAGCTCTTGACTTGAGCTGTGTCAAGCATCTAATTTTTGATGAGGCAGACAAGTTATTTGACAAGACCTTTTTGGAGCAGACTGATGACATCTTGAGTTCGTGTAGCAACAACAAACTACAAAAATCGATGTTCTCTGCTACTATTCCCTCCCATGTCGAAGAAATAGCACAGTCGATCATGATGGATCCAATTAGAATCATTATTGGTCACAAAGAAGCTGCAAACACTAATATAGAACAAAAGTTGGTCTTCTGTGGCAATGAGGAGGGGAAACTAATTGCAATCAGACAGCTAATAATGGAGGGAGAGTTTCGCCCTCcagttattattttccTAGAATCCATCACAAGAGCTAAAGCATTATTCCATGAGCTCGTATACGATAAGTTGAATGTTGATGTCATTCACGCTGAAAGGACACAGATGCAAAGAGATAAGATAATTGAAAGATTCAAATCTGGTGATTTGTGGTGCTTAATTTGTACAGATGTTTTGGCCCGTGGTGTTGACTTTAAAGGTGTTAACCTTGTTATAAACTACGACATCCCAAGATCCGCACAAGCATATGTCCACAGGATCGGTAGAACTGGTAGAGGTGGAATGAAGGGTAAAGCCGTCACCCTCTATACTAAACAAGATGCGATCGCAATCAAGCCGATAGTGAATGTGATGAAGCAAAGTGGGTGTGATGTCGTTGAATGGTTGGATAAAGCTTCCAGAATGAGcaagaaggaaaagaatATGATTAAGAAGGGTAGTGCTTTTAGTAACAGAAAGCAAATTAGTACTGTTCCAAAAATTATAAAGCagaagaaaagacaaaaagTAGAAATGGTTAATGCCTCTAAAAGGAGAAAAGCCCAATCGACCAGTCTAAAAGATTCAGAAAACAGCAATGAAACAACAAGTGCCCAAAGCTCTTGA
- the SPH1 gene encoding Sph1p (similar to Ashbya gossypii ADL022C), with product MVDDIQDLFPGQLNQVYGYYVALRQFCDVTGSSQDRSSSSRAQKARAKLLRLSPAQFFELSTDVYDELQRRIDEAQDQPDHLLPKEHFHVKRNQARQKLANLSQTRFNDLVDDILFEITRRGYHNQPVVPESRGDEGQGSKDELRNSGLRRSNQSSPESASRGGSNMGQAGQGSNQPVRKSASSVRKQLGKNVQSHNLNLENNQEAAESKVPLMVTPNTSIQTSQVIPKKASIDWSTEEEEDNFREARDIDDGHPKSSQPFSSDLSADIDLDLNISAQSPGRNHVSSTPSAKSLGLDESAISATSPLYTNTDSSSRKALSSLSDRDKDRDIVLLLEEGNKLEAKIRQMSEDYKTLEFKSGQLDGQVSILSSEKRSLNEKVEELSSQLQSSKAEINTLKGELSSKIDDAEKRDEIQQELTLLNKQLNELKFENEAFKQKNITLTIQLADQDAVVGKSFNDTFKSKLSALNGQLEELVTENQTLKLSNVELKNQLAKQQELNTNRPVDESFQKRLSAMSNQLNDLSIENETLKQTNTELTLKLKRISSITSAPINVSPLSSKGSNVTLDSISKFISPQGSISLPLIKSFNTNLETIFKHLSQGEQTGDVLFEDIARISDVVDKIINSTSQPDHEQATLLVKAANSHAITTIRYYATYPTILPVFTAESALTSISFAVCKLVSVAGLKRGSGEDLPITPLTKMSNETSSQPNLPQGGSNDNSISSLSHSSFGEEEVSTVKPLRITQKVSSLTPPRDKPSVPRRPSGTSLISSMMSGTSKKDTPKNRNKLNLFIPTSGSSSASRRSSESVSSVDKNSVPFVNPEINVSTPEETNGTPPSMNKVLDKLNDSGKSSLSNRSTDIKVTAETPNAVSSAANISDTVNDLTQTAGILLGGKASEEQKDAEYQKDNVKKAGTEMSNSVSLDLAEPRPSLNYNDKSSKEYIKDIHGRRDNEQKPVLKEMDFTLKNKHPDREGFSVASSEKARSTSDSPLSMSFIKSNTLTHSDTQNHTTVHFTRTTLVRKIFSGYSDDSDIETSGSAENSSPASPSADDLTYQALKQSMKGNRESSSASPESSLRSSTFKTGVIASPGPLRPQIPVTKESSGRNFNLEATQVANRTPTSVLELQSASSRHELFSENRAAFRPASVTDGNKPLIGTEDSKSPTSSYETDNNGSPERVVSSDSSSVLEYSGTIVENVRLASAVTDVRENLNSSPLSGSGTLKSMFPNDVASQLNMPINNIEFSGSGSPSVESRGNKALGFETPSEELENSITTNCEELPSIDLRNNIDIQKIANASTGGVQNPVKRVLVSTKRNSIFQHSSDSKKSIEGLARTLSDEDLNATASDIAKKSSKEVNSVKSVAVINFEEPLHVSENLIPRNIDNIDLSPVIATPEKPILNSRSIVGSADKRKEEPVANAEDKDTKHTGISEEPFNEGTPNHTKSPATTNIHSPGAKDASTKLTEIADNREMPAVSLKMTTESRQLVNEPSTVRESPSKTPRLVNEPSTVKQSPSKTPRLVNEPSTVKQSPSKTPRLVNEPSTVKQSPSKTPRLVNEPSTVKESPSKTPRLVNEPSTVKQSPSKTPRLVNEPSTVKQSPSKTPRLVNEPSTVKQSPSKTFESNPAYPSELPQTPSEGGDRNDDTQSYEEEELDFNVEEFDIENPDNTLAELLLYLEHQTMDVICTIQSLLTSIKQPKATTGELRQKSSAICQVIGQMVGATSVSMNQSRNAALKEHGNWVVQNLVDCRRRMAVLCNLKSDGVLLSDEQDDQFADKHFKQRLAGVAFDVAKCTKELVKSVEEASLKEEIEYLNSKLTK from the coding sequence ATGGTAGACGATATTCAGGATCTTTTTCCTGGGCAACTAAACCAAGTCTATGGTTATTACGTTGCTCTCAGACAGTTTTGTGATGTTACTGGTAGTTCACAAGATAGGTCAAGCTCTTCGAGGGCTCAGAAGGCGAGGGCCAAGTTACTGAGGCTTTCTCCAGCGCAGTTTTTTGAGTTGAGTACGGATGTTTATGATGAATTACAGAGGAGAATTGACGAAGCACAGGATCAGCCAGACCATTTACTGCCCAAGGAGCATTTCCATGTGAAGAGGAACCAAGCGAGACAGAAATTGGCTAATCTGTCGCAGACGAGGTTTAATGATTTagttgatgatattttgtttGAAATTACAAGACGCGGGTATCATAACCAGCCAGTTGTTCCTGAGTCCCGGGGCGATGAAGGACAGGGTTCAAAAGATGAATTAAGGAACAGTGGTTTGAGGCGTAGTAACCAATCGTCTCCAGAAAGTGCTTCTAGGGGGGGGAGTAATATGGGGCAAGCAGGGCAAGGGTCCAACCAGCCCGTACGGAAATCAGCCTCTTCTGTGAGGAAACAGTTGGGGAAGAACGTACAATCGCACAATctaaatttggaaaacaaTCAAGAGGCAGCTGAGTCGAAAGTACCTTTGATGGTTACACCGAACACGTCCATTCAAACGTCGCAAGTTATACCAAAGAAGGCTTCTATTGATTGGTCTAcggaagaggaagaagataattTTAGAGAGGCTAGAGACATCGATGACGGCCACCCTAAATCTTCACAGCCATTTAGCTCAGATCTGTCTGCGGATATTGACTTGGATTTGAACATAAGCGCCCAGTCTCCTGGTAGGAACCACGTTTCATCGACTCCAAGTGCGAAATCTCTAGGATTGGATGAAAGCGCCATCTCTGCTACTTCACCGCTGTACACCAACACCGATTCTTCATCGCGCAAGGCTTTATCGAGTTTATCCGATCGTGATAAAGACAGGGATATCGTACTGCTTTTGGAGGAGGGAAATAAATTAGAGGCGAAAATTAGGCAAATGTCTGAAGATTACAAAACTTTGGAATTCAAATCTGGACAGTTGGATGGCCAGGTATCAATACTCTCTTCTGAAAAACGATCTTTGAATGAAAAAGTAGAGGAGCTGAGTTCGCAGCTACAATCGTCTAAAGCGGAGATAAACACTCTAAAAGGTGAGTTGTCGTCCAAGATAGATGACGCAGAAAAGAGGGATGAAATTCAGCAGGAACTCACTTTACTAAACAAACAGTTGAACGAATTgaagtttgaaaatgagGCGTTTAAGCAGAAAAATATTACTTTGACTATCCAATTAGCGGACCAAGATGCCGTTGTTGGTAAATCGTTCAACGATACATTCAAATCAAAGCTATCAGCATTGAACGGACAACTAGAGGAACTGGTTACTGAAAATCAAACACTGAAACTATCTAATgtagaattgaagaaccaACTAGCCAAGCAGCAGGAACTCAATACAAACAGACCTGTTGATGAAAGCTTTCAAAAACGGTTATCTGCAATGTCCAACCAACTGAACGATCTGTCTATCGAAAATGAAACattaaaacaaacaaatacaGAATTGACGTTGAAGCTAAAAAGGATTTCAAGTATAACATCGGCCCCTATAAATGTATCTCCACTATCATCGAAGGGCTCAAACGTAACGCTCGATAGTATTTCAAAGTTTATATCACCTCAAGGATCAATTTCTCTTCCGTTAATTAAATCGTTTAACACAAACTTAGAAACCATTTTCAAGCATTTGAGTCAGGGGGAACAGACAGGAGATGTATTGTTTGAAGACATTGCTCGTATATCTGACGTGGTAGATAAGATCATCAATTCGACTTCTCAACCAGACCATGAGCAAGCAACCTTATTAGTAAAAGCTGCTAATTCCCATGCAATCACTACTATTCGCTATTATGCTACTTATCCCACTATATTACCTGTTTTTACAGCAGAAAGTGCATTGACTagtatttcttttgctgTTTGCAAATTGGTTAGCGTGGCAGGTCTAAAACGAGGTAGTGGTGAGGACCTACCGATAACGCCTTTGACGAAGATGTCCAATGAGACATCTTCGCAACCAAACCTGCCTCAGGGTGGGAGCAATGATAATTCTATTTCCTCTTTATCGCATAGCAGttttggagaagaagaagtttccACAGTTAAACCTTTGAGGATTACTCAGAAAGTTTCTTCATTAACACCTCCCAGGGATAAGCCTTCTGTCCCAAGGAGACCTTCGGGTACTTCTTTAATTAGTTCCATGATGTCAGGTACTAGTAAAAAAGATACGCCTAAAAATAGGAATAAGCTAAATTTGTTTATTCCTACTAGTGGAAGCTCTTCTGCCAGCAGACGTAGTTCTGAAAGTGTGTCTTCTGTGGATAAGAATTCTGTCCCGTTTGTTAATCCTGAAATCAACGTATCTACACCGGAGGAAACTAATGGTACCCCCCCTTCGATGAACAAAGTATTGGATAAACTCAATGACTCCGGCAAAAGTTCGCTTAGTAATCGCTCAACAGATATCAAAGTGACAGCTGAAACACCAAATGCAGTTTCAAGCGCTGCAAATATTAGCGATACAGTTAATGACTTGACACAAACAGCAGGTATCCTTTTAGGAGGGAAGGCCTCAGAAGAACAGAAGGACGCAGAGTACCAGAAAGACAATGTTAAAAAAGCTGGTACGGAAATGAGCAACTCAGTTTCTTTGGATCTTGCTGAACCGAGGCCTTCTTTAAATTATAACGATAAATcctcaaaagaatatattaaagatATTCATGGACGAAGAGATAATGAACAGAAACCagttttgaaagaaatggaTTTTACACTCAAAAACAAGCATCCAGATAGAGAGGGCTTTTCAGTGGCATCTTCAGAAAAGGCTCGATCAACTTCTGATTCCCCACTTAGTATGTCATTTATTAAAAGCAACACCTTAACCCATTCAGACACTCAAAATCACACAACTGTTCATTTTACAAGGACTACGCTAGTTCGCAAGATTTTCTCTGGATATAGTGATGATTCTGATATTGAAACTTCTGGATCGGCTGAAAACAGCTCGCCTGCTTCTCCAAGTGCAGATGATTTAACATATCAGGCTTTGAAGCAAAGTATGAAGGGAAATCGTGAAAGCTCTTCTGCGTCTCCAGAATCGTCTTTGAGATCTTCAACATTCAAGACTGGTGTTATTGCCTCACCAGGTCCATTGAGGCCCCAAATTCCGGTTACAAAAGAATCAAGTGGCCGGAATTTTAATTTGGAAGCTACGCAAGTAGCCAATCGAACTCCTACTTCTGTTCTTGAACTTCAATCGGCATCTTCAAGGCACGAATTGTTCAGTGAAAATAGGGCTGCTTTTCGTCCTGCATCAGTAACTGATGGGAACAAACCACTTATTGGTACTGAAGACTCTAAATCCCCAACTTCAAGCTACGAAACGGACAATAATGGATCACCGGAAAGGGTGGTCAGCTCTGATTCGAGTTCTGTCTTAGAGTACTCTGGAACTATTGTGGAGAATGTCAGATTGGCATCTGCTGTTACTGATGTTCGCGAAAACTTGAATTCCTCCCCATTAAGTGGTTCCGGTACTCTAAAGTCAATGTTTCCTAATGATGTTGCCAGTCAACTTAATATGCCAATAAACAATATTGAATTTAGTGGTTCAGGCTCTCCCTCAGTTGAGTCTCGTGGAAATAAGGCTCTTGGTTTTGAAACTCCATCGGAGgaacttgaaaattccATTACAACTAATTGTGAAGAGCTTCCATCTATAGACTTGAGAAACAATATcgatattcaaaaaattgcTAATGCTTCAACTGGAGGGGTGCAGAATCCCGTTAAAAGGGTCCTAGTATCAACAAAACGCAACAGCATTTTCCAACACTCATCCGACtcaaaaaaaagtattGAAGGCTTAGCAAGAACATTAtcagatgaagatttaaatGCTACTGCGAGTGATATTGCCAAGAAGTCTTCTAAGGAAGTAAACTCAGTGAAATCCGTTGCGGTAATCAATTTCGAGGAACCACTTCATGTTAGCGAAAACTTGATTCCTAGGAacattgataatattgatttGTCGCCCGTGATAGCTACACCAGAGAAACCAATTCTTAACTCTCGCTCAATAGTTGGCTCAGCTGATAAACGCAAGGAGGAACCAGTGGCTAATGCTGAAGATAAGGATACGAAACATACCGGTATTTCGGAAGAGCCATTTAATGAAGGCACTCCTAATCATACAAAATCACCGGCAACCACTAACATTCATTCTCCTGGTGCGAAAGACGCCTCAACTAAACTAACTGAGATCGCTGATAATCGCGAAATGCCAGCAGTCTCTCTGAAAATGACAACTGAGAGCAGGCAGTTGGTGAACGAACCATCGACAGTCAGGGAGTCTCCCTCAAAAACACCTCGGTTGGTGAACGAACCATCGACAGTCAAGCAGTCTCCCTCAAAAACACCTCGGTTGGTGAACGAACCGTCGACAGTCAAGCAGtctccttcaaaaacaccTCGGTTGGTGAATGAACCATCGACAGTCAAGCAGtctccttcaaaaacaccTCGGTTGGTGAATGAACCATCGACAGTCAAGGAGTCTCCCTCAAAAACACCTCGGTTGGTGAACGAACCGTCGACAGTCAAGCAGTCTCCCTCAAAAACACCTCGGTTGGTGAACGAACCATCGACAGTCAAGCAGtctccttcaaaaacaccTCGGTTGGTGAACGAACCGTCGACAGTCAAGCAGTCTCCCTCAAAGACATTTGAATCGAACCCAGCTTACCCAAGTGAACTGCCTCAAACACCCTCGGAAGGGGGTGATCGCAATGATGACACCCAAAGttatgaagaagaggaattgGATTTTAATgttgaagagtttgatattgaaaaccCAGATAATACACTAGCCGAATTATTGTTATACTTGGAACATCAAACTATGGATGTTATTTGTACCATTCAGTCGTTATTGACCAGCATCAAACAACCAAAAGCTACCACTGGTGAATTGAGACAGAAATCTAGCGCTATTTGCCAAGTCATTGGTCAGATGGTTGGTGCAACTAGTGTATCTATGAATCAAAGTCGTAATGCAGCTCTAAAGGAACACGGAAACTGGGTCGTCCAGAATCTAGTTGATTGCCGTCGTAGAATGGCAGTTCTATGTAACCTGAAGTCTGATGGTGTATTACTATCGGATGAACAAGATGATCAGTTTGCGGACAAACACTTTAAGCAAAGGTTAGCCGGGGTTGCATTTGATGTTGCTAAATGCACGAAAGAGCTTGTTAAATCGGTCGAGGAAGCTAGTTTGAAAGAGGAGATTGAATATCTGAACTCCAAGTTAACGAAATAA